The Leptospira saintgironsiae genome contains the following window.
AGAGCATTTGTTCACGAATTGATGTCCAAACAAAACGATGTTCCGGACGAAAAGAAACATGCAGCGGCCCAAGGTTTACTCATTATTGCAGATGGATTGATCCAAAGGAATCTGATCCGCAGACAGGGGAAATTTTATTTCGGAACGGAAAGGGGATAAACTTTTTACTTTAAAGATCTATTATCTAGGAGCATAATAGATCACTGCTACACCAAAGAGAGCGATCATAGATCCGATGATATCGTATCGGTCCGGTTGGAATTCGTCCATCTTCCAAGCCCATAGCAGCGACATAACAATAAAAAATCCACCGTAGGTAGCATACACTCTTCCAAAAGAAGTAGGTTGTAAGGCGGCAACTACTCCATACAAAGCTAAGATCAATCCGCCCGCAATAAGATAGATCACGGATTTGGATTCTTTATACCAAAGCCATACAAGATACCCACCGCCAATCTCACAGAATCCTGCGAGTATAAAGATCATTACCGATTTAAAATATTCCATTATAATTTCCAATTTAGAATGTAAGGAAAAATTAAAAGAAGAAAATCGATCCGAACCAAATCAAAACACGACAGGTTCGGATTTTAAAATCCTTAGATCAAAGGACGACCAAACATCGCATTCACAAAAACTGCCCCTACCAAGATCGAATAACCTATAGAGACAATTTTAACACTTAAAGTATTCCAACTTTGTTTAATTGCTAAGACGGCAAATAACGGAAGAACTTGTAAAGCATGTATCCCAACAAAATGAGCGATACGAATATCTCCACCATTCACACTCCAATTCACAAGAGGCAATCCAGGACCTCCGTCAGGAACTCCTACTGCATGAGATAATCTTTGAGATATAAAAAACCCAATGATAGAAGCAATTGCCAAGATCCAAAGAGAAAACCGAATCGAGATCAAAATCCTAGGATCTAATTTTGAACTTAGAAGTTTAAATTTTCGATCCATTAAGATTGGCACTACCATCATAGGAAAAATAAAAAGTCCCATAACTCCGTAGATTACTGAATCTAAAATTGTAGAATTATTAAAATGAGATTGTACACCTCTACCCGCTTGCAAAGTGATCAGTATCAATTCTACGGAAAGAGCAATCACGAAATATTTTTCCATTCTATTTCTAAAACCAGGAAAATCGTTAAGCTGTTCCAAAAACCAAGCCATGGTCCAAAGAAAGATCCCAATCGAAACTGCGAACTTAATTGGTTTGATCCAAGTATTGATCCCCATAACGGTTCTTGGATCTAGTTGGGAAAGAAGAAGGTAAACTGGTATTAAAAGTAAAGATACCAACCCAGTATAAAAACTTAAACCTCTGTTCTTTCTTAAAATATAGAAAAAACCTTCTGACTGAGAATGATTCGGATATAAAACATTAGATGCTTGCATAGCTTCCTCCTTTTCGCCAGCGAACGATTTGGAATAATAAATAACCGATTGGTCCAAACATCAGTGTGAAGAACAAACAAGGGATGAGTATCCATCTTGAAATTCCCAATACCTCTGCTTCCTTAGTTTCCCAAATTCCAACGAATAAGTCGAATGCAAGATAATGAACCCATCCTGCGAGCAATACCCAAGGATTAGCAAAGAGCTTAGTTACACCTTCTAAGGACCCGAAATCAAATCCTCCTCTCGCATGAAATGCAAGTATCAACAAATACAATCCGGAAAGGATCAAAGGCCAAACCCCGTTCCTTACCAATAATTTGGTTACTCTTGCATTTGGAAGACCCGCGAGTAATAACCAGCCTATAATCGCAAAATTGCTAGCTAGTTTGAATGTTAGTTCTGGAGTCATAAAACCTCTTAATTTCCCGATTTGATACGGGATTTACTTGAAAAATCTATTGTCGGTCCGATAATGTTACTATTGGTAACACCAAATGTTACCAACGTCAACATTTTTTAGGAAATTTTTTATGCCCGCAAAGAAAAAAGTAAAAAAGCCAGAAGGTTCCTATCACCATGGGAATCTGGCAGAAACCCTAAAAACATTAGCCTTAAAACGTTTGGAGATAAGC
Protein-coding sequences here:
- a CDS encoding YnfA family protein, which translates into the protein MEYFKSVMIFILAGFCEIGGGYLVWLWYKESKSVIYLIAGGLILALYGVVAALQPTSFGRVYATYGGFFIVMSLLWAWKMDEFQPDRYDIIGSMIALFGVAVIYYAPR
- a CDS encoding ABA4-like family protein is translated as MTPELTFKLASNFAIIGWLLLAGLPNARVTKLLVRNGVWPLILSGLYLLILAFHARGGFDFGSLEGVTKLFANPWVLLAGWVHYLAFDLFVGIWETKEAEVLGISRWILIPCLFFTLMFGPIGYLLFQIVRWRKGGSYASI